One window of the Cumulibacter manganitolerans genome contains the following:
- a CDS encoding exopolysaccharide biosynthesis polyprenyl glycosylphosphotransferase: MTIVSGGGRRSRRRLRVLRGDRRGSALSFVVDGVTQPRGVHVVAPARDDRVVRAAVPLFDLVIQASLAFLVTALFRDTAHGAGAPAALIAWGPLCFGAAWLIASACCGVFRPGGSHGWGAQWKVRARVSGALFLAIAVAGLVGAWVPTGWFGVTLAALSAVVGGAAGAGLQHALAGRPGGRERAVLIGTARSIARAAERLDVGRRDVDVVGTVELPERVSAADVQAHEARVLATASAVDADVVVLTTDPAELGIPVIHLVWALESTGAQVLIDTGLNSLRANRVALRWMGGLVTVAARPRPARTLGTVLSAALQWSIATVGLVVIAPLMAVVAVAIKSESRGPVFFVQRRVGLAGRSFPMIKFRTMLPNADSIVHLVAQDDGAPDRGPMFKSKADPRITRVGRILRRTSLDELPQLINVVLGHMLLVGPRPALDREVCRYDGYERRRLHARPGLTGLWQVSGRSDLDWKRSVELDQTYVDGRTLALDLAILAKTPGAVLAGRGAY, translated from the coding sequence GTGACGATCGTTTCGGGGGGCGGTCGGCGCAGCAGGCGGCGGCTGCGAGTGCTGAGGGGCGACCGGCGGGGGTCCGCGCTTTCGTTCGTGGTCGACGGCGTCACGCAGCCGCGCGGGGTGCACGTGGTAGCGCCGGCGAGGGACGACCGCGTCGTCCGCGCCGCCGTTCCGTTGTTCGACCTGGTCATCCAGGCATCGCTGGCGTTCCTGGTGACTGCGCTGTTCCGGGACACCGCGCACGGCGCGGGCGCGCCGGCGGCGCTCATCGCCTGGGGGCCGCTCTGCTTCGGCGCCGCGTGGCTGATCGCGTCCGCCTGCTGCGGAGTGTTCCGGCCCGGGGGAAGCCACGGCTGGGGCGCCCAGTGGAAGGTGCGGGCGCGCGTCTCGGGGGCGCTGTTCCTCGCCATCGCCGTCGCGGGGCTGGTCGGCGCGTGGGTGCCCACCGGATGGTTCGGGGTGACCCTCGCGGCGCTCAGCGCCGTGGTGGGAGGCGCCGCGGGCGCCGGCCTGCAGCACGCGCTGGCCGGTCGCCCCGGGGGCCGGGAACGCGCCGTGCTCATCGGCACCGCGCGATCGATCGCACGCGCCGCGGAGCGGCTCGACGTGGGTCGCCGGGACGTCGACGTGGTCGGCACGGTCGAGCTGCCCGAGAGGGTGAGCGCGGCCGACGTGCAGGCGCACGAGGCCCGCGTGCTCGCCACCGCGTCCGCGGTGGACGCCGATGTCGTGGTGCTCACGACCGACCCCGCGGAGCTCGGGATCCCAGTAATACATCTGGTCTGGGCCCTGGAGAGCACCGGCGCGCAGGTCCTGATCGACACCGGCCTGAACTCGTTGCGCGCCAACCGGGTCGCGCTGCGCTGGATGGGCGGGCTGGTCACGGTAGCCGCTCGACCACGTCCTGCTCGGACCCTCGGCACCGTCCTGTCCGCGGCCCTCCAGTGGTCGATCGCGACGGTCGGGCTCGTGGTGATCGCGCCGCTCATGGCGGTCGTCGCAGTGGCCATCAAGTCCGAGTCGCGGGGGCCGGTCTTCTTCGTGCAGCGCCGCGTCGGGCTCGCCGGCCGGAGCTTCCCGATGATCAAGTTCCGGACGATGCTGCCGAACGCCGACTCGATCGTGCACCTGGTCGCCCAGGACGACGGGGCACCCGATCGGGGACCGATGTTCAAGTCGAAGGCCGACCCGCGGATCACCCGCGTCGGACGCATCCTGCGGCGCACCTCCCTCGACGAGCTGCCCCAGCTGATCAACGTTGTGCTCGGCCACATGCTGCTCGTCGGGCCGCGCCCGGCTCTGGACCGGGAGGTGTGCCGGTACGACGGGTACGAGCGGCGGCGCCTGCACGCCCGTCCCGGCCTGACGGGATTGTGGCAGGTCAGCGGGCGCAGCGACCTGGACTGGAAGCGTTCGGTCGAGCTGGATCAGACATATGTCGACGGTCGCACGCTCGCGCTGGACCTGGCGATCCTGGCGAAGACGCCCGGGGCGGTGCTCGCCGGCCGGGGCGCCTACTGA
- a CDS encoding sensor histidine kinase — translation MAWPRGVRLGLRMRLALACAFLSAAVSVIGLLISLIVVDNSIQNALSFQDGSLVEVTLPGQQPTQLEGWVIVDAIRRSANDTLLARGLLIAMFAGLLGGGAGYVIAARALGPIAEVTATARRISEGQMGERIDLGGAHDELRDLADTFDAMLDRLDRSFVAQRRFVSNASHELRTPLAVIRTEVDVTLADPDATVQEMRDMGTVVLDATYRAGALVESLLDLAKIDAQVENGLSQIDSFDLADAVPLALMAVREEARELGLHIHQDAMRAPVVGDIHLLEQLVANLVTNAVRHNVPGGEIWIRTARSAESCELEVSNTGDQLDQGTVDELFTPFKRASDRTRGKGTGLGLSIVRAIVLAHHGWVRLTARAGGGLEVRVSLPSTLPVTDEPPVRAGWTGQFRILRDR, via the coding sequence GTGGCCTGGCCCAGAGGGGTCCGCCTCGGCCTGCGTATGCGGCTGGCGCTGGCCTGCGCCTTTTTGTCGGCGGCGGTGTCGGTGATCGGCCTGCTCATCTCGCTGATCGTCGTGGACAACTCCATCCAGAACGCGCTCAGCTTCCAGGACGGCAGCCTCGTCGAGGTGACGCTGCCGGGCCAGCAGCCGACCCAGCTCGAGGGATGGGTGATCGTCGACGCGATCCGGCGCAGCGCGAACGACACGCTGCTGGCGCGCGGGCTGCTCATCGCGATGTTCGCCGGCCTGCTCGGTGGTGGCGCGGGGTACGTGATCGCGGCGCGCGCGCTCGGCCCGATCGCGGAGGTCACCGCCACCGCGCGGCGGATCTCCGAGGGACAGATGGGCGAGCGCATCGATCTCGGTGGCGCGCACGACGAGCTGCGCGACCTGGCCGACACCTTCGACGCGATGCTCGACCGGCTCGACCGCTCGTTCGTCGCGCAGCGGCGGTTCGTCTCGAACGCCAGCCACGAGCTGCGGACGCCGCTCGCAGTGATCCGCACGGAGGTCGACGTGACGCTCGCGGACCCGGACGCGACGGTGCAGGAGATGCGGGACATGGGCACCGTCGTGCTCGACGCGACGTACCGCGCCGGCGCCCTCGTGGAGTCGCTGCTGGACCTGGCGAAGATCGACGCGCAGGTCGAGAACGGTCTCTCGCAGATCGACAGCTTCGACCTGGCGGACGCCGTCCCGCTCGCGCTCATGGCGGTGCGCGAGGAGGCTCGCGAGCTCGGCCTGCACATCCATCAGGACGCGATGCGGGCACCGGTGGTGGGAGACATCCACCTGCTCGAGCAGCTCGTCGCCAACCTCGTCACGAACGCCGTGCGCCACAACGTCCCCGGCGGGGAGATCTGGATCCGCACCGCGCGGTCGGCGGAGTCGTGCGAGCTCGAGGTCAGCAACACCGGTGACCAGCTCGACCAGGGGACGGTCGACGAGCTGTTCACGCCGTTCAAGCGGGCGAGCGACCGTACCCGGGGCAAGGGCACCGGGCTCGGCCTGTCGATCGTCCGGGCCATCGTCCTCGCCCACCACGGCTGGGTGCGACTGACCGCTCGCGCCGGCGGCGGGCTGGAGGTCCGGGTCTCGCTGCCGAGCACTCTGCCGGTCACGGACGAGCCGCCGGTCAGAGCCGGCTGGACCGGCCAGTTCCGCATCCTCCGCGACCGCTAG
- a CDS encoding response regulator transcription factor has translation MRVLVVEDERQLADAVARGLRREGMAVDVAYDGIEGHEKASVTPYDVVILDRDLPGMSGDDIMKELAAAQSNSRVIMLTASGAVADRVEGLSLGADDYMAKPFAFAELIARVRALGRRSNPAAPPVLKAGDLELDSARRVVRRSGKEVDLTRKEFGVLEVLLQADGAVVSSEGLLDRVWDENADPFTTTVRVTMMTLRRKLGDPPLIETVVGSGYRVKSDS, from the coding sequence GTGCGGGTCCTGGTAGTCGAAGATGAGCGACAGCTCGCGGACGCGGTCGCGCGCGGCCTGCGCCGTGAGGGAATGGCCGTCGACGTGGCCTACGACGGCATCGAGGGCCACGAGAAGGCGTCGGTGACCCCGTACGACGTCGTCATCCTCGATCGCGACCTGCCCGGCATGAGCGGCGACGACATCATGAAGGAGCTCGCGGCGGCCCAGTCGAACTCGCGCGTCATCATGCTCACCGCCAGCGGTGCGGTGGCCGACCGGGTCGAGGGCCTGTCGCTGGGCGCCGACGACTACATGGCCAAGCCGTTCGCCTTCGCCGAGCTGATCGCCCGCGTCCGCGCGCTCGGCCGCCGCTCCAACCCGGCCGCTCCGCCGGTGCTGAAGGCCGGCGACCTCGAGCTGGACTCCGCCCGCCGCGTCGTCCGGCGCTCCGGCAAGGAGGTCGACCTGACCCGCAAGGAGTTCGGCGTCCTCGAGGTGCTGCTGCAGGCCGACGGGGCCGTCGTCTCGAGCGAGGGGCTGCTCGATCGCGTGTGGGACGAGAACGCCGACCCGTTCACCACGACCGTCCGCGTCACCATGATGACGCTGCGCCGCAAGCTCGGTGACCCGCCGTTGATCGAGACGGTCGTCGGCTCGGGGTACCGCGTCAAGTCCGACAGCTAG
- the dxs gene encoding 1-deoxy-D-xylulose-5-phosphate synthase: protein MSLLQSIGSPSDLRAIPAERLTELADEMREFLVHKVSKFGGHLGPNLGVVELTIALHRVFDSPREPIVWDTGHQSYVHKMITGRQPGFDALKQRGGLSGYPSRRESAHDWSESSHASASLAYVDGLSKAFDLAGDRRPVVGVIGDGALTGGMAWEALNNITAGDRPVVIVVNDNGWSYSPTIGGLASRLAALRLKPNYERTLGRMKNAISSAPVVGPVVYDALHGVKVGIKDMVAPQGMFSDLEIKYVGPVDGHDEPAVERALRLARNYGGPVIVHCVTRKGAGYEPAENDDEDRLHGPGAFDLKTGKSLAAARATWTDVFGDELVRIGEQRSDVVAITAAMLHPTGLTRFAERFPERVFDVGIAEQHALASATGLAMGGMHPVVALYSTFLNRAFDQLVMDVALHRQPVTICLDRAGVTGNDGPSHNGVWDLALVSNVPGVRIAAPRDGARLRALLAEAVQVDDGPTILRWSKGALPDDLDALQSTAQLDVLARGARPDVALVAVGGLAHEAIAAAQTLARQGIGVTVIDPRWVIPVAGELVAELARHRLVVTLEDGLRRGGIGSAIAQAMRDREVDVPTRELGLPCVFPEHGSRAEVLSEYGLDAEAIARSIGQWYGAVHGPRDAAPVRFDRAAPEGE from the coding sequence GTGAGCCTGCTGCAGTCGATCGGCTCGCCGTCGGACCTGCGCGCGATTCCCGCGGAGCGGCTGACCGAGCTCGCGGACGAGATGCGCGAGTTCCTCGTGCACAAGGTGTCGAAGTTCGGTGGCCATCTCGGCCCCAACCTGGGCGTGGTCGAGCTGACGATCGCGCTGCACCGGGTCTTCGACTCGCCGCGCGAGCCCATTGTCTGGGACACCGGGCACCAGTCCTACGTGCACAAGATGATCACCGGTCGCCAGCCCGGCTTCGACGCGCTCAAGCAGCGTGGTGGCCTCAGCGGCTATCCGAGCCGGCGCGAGTCGGCGCACGACTGGTCCGAGAGCTCGCACGCGTCCGCGTCCCTCGCCTACGTCGACGGGCTGTCGAAGGCCTTCGACCTCGCCGGTGACCGCCGGCCGGTCGTCGGGGTGATCGGCGACGGAGCGCTGACCGGCGGCATGGCGTGGGAGGCGCTCAACAACATCACCGCCGGCGACCGTCCCGTGGTGATCGTCGTGAACGACAACGGCTGGTCCTACTCGCCGACCATCGGCGGGCTCGCCAGCCGCCTCGCGGCGCTGCGTCTGAAGCCGAACTACGAGCGCACCCTCGGGCGCATGAAGAACGCCATCAGCTCGGCCCCGGTCGTCGGTCCCGTGGTGTACGACGCGCTGCACGGCGTGAAGGTCGGCATCAAGGACATGGTGGCCCCGCAAGGCATGTTCTCCGACCTCGAGATCAAGTACGTCGGACCGGTCGACGGGCACGACGAGCCGGCCGTCGAGCGTGCGCTGCGGCTGGCCCGCAACTACGGCGGGCCCGTCATCGTGCACTGCGTGACCCGCAAGGGCGCCGGCTACGAGCCGGCGGAGAACGACGACGAGGACCGCCTGCACGGACCGGGCGCCTTCGATCTCAAGACCGGCAAGTCGCTCGCCGCGGCCCGCGCCACCTGGACCGACGTCTTCGGCGACGAGCTCGTGCGGATCGGGGAGCAGCGCAGCGACGTCGTCGCGATCACCGCCGCGATGCTGCACCCCACAGGGCTGACCCGGTTCGCCGAGCGCTTTCCCGAGCGCGTCTTCGACGTGGGCATCGCCGAGCAGCACGCGCTGGCCTCGGCCACCGGCCTGGCGATGGGCGGCATGCACCCGGTGGTCGCGCTGTACTCCACCTTCCTCAACCGCGCCTTCGACCAGCTGGTCATGGACGTCGCGCTGCACCGCCAGCCGGTCACCATCTGCCTCGACCGCGCCGGGGTGACCGGCAACGACGGGCCGAGCCACAACGGCGTGTGGGACCTCGCCCTGGTGAGCAACGTCCCCGGCGTGCGGATCGCCGCACCGCGCGACGGGGCACGGCTGCGGGCGCTGCTCGCGGAGGCCGTTCAGGTCGACGACGGACCGACCATCCTGCGGTGGAGCAAGGGCGCGCTGCCGGACGACCTCGACGCGCTGCAGTCGACGGCGCAGCTCGACGTGCTGGCCCGCGGAGCCCGTCCCGACGTGGCGCTGGTCGCCGTCGGCGGCCTGGCCCATGAGGCCATCGCGGCCGCGCAGACGCTCGCCCGGCAGGGCATCGGCGTCACCGTGATCGACCCGCGCTGGGTGATCCCGGTGGCCGGGGAGCTCGTCGCGGAGCTCGCCCGGCACCGGCTCGTCGTGACCCTCGAGGACGGCCTGCGTCGAGGCGGGATCGGCAGCGCGATCGCCCAGGCGATGCGCGACCGGGAGGTCGACGTCCCGACCCGAGAGCTGGGGCTGCCTTGTGTGTTCCCTGAGCACGGGTCCCGTGCGGAGGTGCTCAGCGAGTACGGTCTGGATGCAGAGGCGATCGCGCGCAGCATCGGCCAGTGGTACGGCGCGGTGCACGGGCCGCGCGACGCCGCCCCAGTCCGGTTCGACCGAGCAGCACCAGAAGGAGAATGA